The Paracoccus albus region GTACAGGTTTTTGCGATGGTTCGTTTGCAAAACCAATCGGAGCGTGATCTTGCCGCATTTGAACAGGCCGTGCGCGGCTGGCCCCTTGTTCGTGAATGCCACATGCTGAATGGCGAAATCGACTTCATCCTGAAATGCGTCGCCCCCGATCTTCGCAGTTTCCAGCATTTTCTGACCGAAAGCCTGACGACTGCGCCCAATGTCGCCTCGGTCAAGACGTCGCTCGTTATCCGTTGCGCCAAAGATCTGCCCGGAATCCCCTTTCCTGCCGGAATGCTGGGATCGGGGGAGGCCTGAAGTCGCACAGTCGCGCCGGTCAACGCATCCGAACGATTGTGAGATCAGCCCGGCAAAGCGATGGCCGAAATGAGGCGTCCGTAATCTGCCTCTCTACGATGCGAGCTGCGCCGATAGGAAAAGAAACGCTCAGGATCGGAATAGGTGCAATGCCGCGTCCATTCCGCCTCTACCCCCGCGGCCCGCAGCCGGGACAGACCGAATGCAGGCAAGTCAAACATCGGCTTTCCGTTCGGGCCGTTGGCGAAAAACCTTTGATAATCGGCATCTTCCGCCGTGAACTCATCCATGAAATCCCAGCCAACTTCATAGGCACCCTGTGAAATCGTCGGCCCTATAACGGCGCGAATGTCCTTCGCGCCAAGCGCGCGCATGGCATCCACCGTCGCCTCTAACACACCGCCAAGCGCCCCGCGCCAACCGGCATGAGCAGCCCCGATAACCCCGGCATCGACATCGGCAAAAAGGACAGGCTGGCAATCCGCAGTCAGCACCGAAAGCGCAACGCCTGGCGTCGCGGCAACAAGCCCATCGGCCTGAATTTCATTCGTTTTTTCGGCTTCCTCTGGCGCGCTCACCGTCACAACATTGGCAGAGTGAACCTGATGAACACCCGCCAGACGTTCCGGCGAAACACCCATAACCTCCGCAACACGCGCCCGATTCGTTGCCACCACATCGTTCTGATCTTTCGATCCGCGCCCGCAATTCAGCCCCGCATACAGCCCAGAACTCGCCCCGCCCTTGCGCGTAAAGAACCCGTGCCGGACACCATCCAAAAGGTCATGAGTTAGTATCTCAAGCGTCAGTTTCATTGCTCTCCGTCTTTGTCTGGGCCCGTCTTGCGGTGAAACCGGCCGGCGCGGGGGCATCGGTTGGCCAGATTGCAAGCACCTTAAACAACTCACCCATTTCGTCCGAGTCGGTCAAGCGCCGTGCCGCACTCCCTGCCCCACGATCACCCGCTGCGGCCAGTTTTGCAGCGCGCGCCCCGATGCCAAGCGCGTTAAGCAGATGTCCCTGCGTCGTATAACCAAACGAGCATCCCGCAGCATCCGCTGCCGCCGCAAGCGGCGCGAAATCAACATGCGCGGTCAGATCGGCGCCACCGGGATTATCAAAGGGATTAACGGTCTGGTGAGCTTCGACCACCTGAAAGGTATCTCCGCGCCCATTCCAGCCGCCATAATCTATGATCAATGCCACCCCGCCATCGCGGGCGATGCGCGAAGCGATTTCATTGACAATCGCCGCCGCCGCCGGACAACGCTCTATCACGTCGCCCTCATTTCCGGGCAGGTCGATACTCATTGGCGGACCAAGGCCGAAGGCAAGCCCGGCACCATCCAGCCCCACCAGCCGCTCGGCCCAACCGTTCGGACCGCGCTGAAACTGCTGGATCGGAAGCGCATCAAAGAATTCGTTCGCGATCAGGTATAAGGGCCCGTCGGGCAACTCGGACACATCGCCCAAGTGCACCACGTTTTCAAGCTTTGCCCGCTGCATCTCGCGCAAATGCGGTGATGCCTCGACCAGATGCAGCCGCACCGCATCCGACATGCCGGGCACGATTCGGATCGCGCGCAAGAGATCGGACATCAGCGTTCCCCGCCCCGGTCCAAGTTCAGCCAGCGTGAAGGGCTTTGGCTGGCCCTGATCCAGCCATGCTTGCGCAAGGCAAAGCCCCAGCAACTCGCCAAACATCTGGCTTATTTCCGGTGCGGTAATGAAATCCCCCGCCGTTCCAAACGGGTCGCGCGTTGTGTAGTAACCATGCACGGGATGCAGCAGGCACAGCTCCATATATCGCGCGACAGAAATCGGGCCCGAGCGCCTGATCTCATCAACGATCAGATTGCGCAGCGCCGTCATCTTGGTGGCAGGCGCAAGGCCCGGATGATGAAGGCTATTCCGATGACCAGCATCGGCAGCGACAGAAGCTGGCCCATGCTCATCCCCAGTGCCACTCGACCCAGCGGGTTATCTGGCGTGATGAACTGCGCATCGGCGACGCGGAAAAACTCCACGAATATCCGCGCCAAGGCATAGCCGCTCAGGAAGGTGCCAAGTGCCAGTCCCGGCCGTCGCAAACCACCGGCCAGCACAAGTGTAAGAAGCACAAGCCCCAGCAGAAGCCCCTCCAGCCCGGCTTCATACAACTGGCTGGGATGCCGCGCACAAAGCCCCTCGACCCCCGGACAGTTCTGCGCCGCTTCGCCGGGGAAAATCACACCCCAGGGCGCATCCGTCGGCCTTCCCCACAGTTCCGCATTTATGAAGTTGGCGATCCGGCCGAAGAACAACCCGATGGGCGCGACAACCGCCAACGCATCGGCCAGCCTCAAGGGTTGCACGTCATTGCGTCGCGCCCACCACCATGCCGCTAAAACGACACCCGCAAAGCCACCGTGGAACGACATGCCACCGCGCCAGACCATAAAGATTTCCAGCGGGTTCTGCATGTAATAGGCAGGCTGATAAAACAGCACAAAGCCAAGACGCCCGCCGATGATCACGCCGGCTACGATCCATGTCAGTAGATCCTCGACCTTCGCGGCGGGCATCGGCGCGCCGTCGCCCCAGATCCGGTCGGATTTCATCAGCCGCCAGACAGCCAATGCACCCAGAACGAGACCAGCAAGATAGGCAACGGCATACCAGCGGATCGGAAGCCCCTGCTCTCCGATGGGAATCCGGAAGATGTCGGGCGAAATATCGGGAAAAGGGATCATGTCAGTCCTTCAAGCTCGGCGGCACGCTAGTCGCAGAACGACCGGTGTCAACATTGAACCCGGCGGCCCACTGCCCCATATACGACAAAAGCCTGTGCTGGAGTATGTAATGTCTACGCAAAACAAATTCTTCGACGACATGTCACGGATGATGACAAACGCGATGGGGGTTGCCCAGGGCGCGAAAGACGAAGCTGGCAATGCCTTCAATTCCTGGATCGACCGCTGGCTGGCCGAACGTGACCTGGTCACGCGCGAGGAGTTCGACGCTGTGCGCGACATGGCCATCAAAGCCCGGACCGAGAATGCCGAGTTGAAGGCGCGGATCGACGCGCTCGAAAACGCGCAAAATCAGGGCTGAGTCAGCATAACCGACTGCAGGAGTGCGCCTTTCCCGTCATAGACCAGCACCTGATCGCTTTCCGTGAGCACGATCAGCCGGTCTGAGGCAAATGTCACCGCTTTCGCGGTGGCACCATCCGGAAGCGTGACGTCATCAGGCAATTGCGGCAGCTCTGCCGTTCCAAGCCTTACCCAGAGGATCACCACGATGGCCGCAAGGCCCAGTACCATCGCGACAGCCAAAGCGGCGACAAGTGTTTTCAAAAACCGCAGATGGGGGATGAATTCCGCTGACATCGCCTCGTCCTGCCTGTTTTGCTGATCCGAATCGCTTTGCATGGCTGAACTGATCCTGACAATTCCCGACGGTATGACCGAGCGCCTTGATAAAGCGCTTGCCGAACTTGTGCCAGCAGAAGCCGCCCTGTCGCGGTCGCGCATCGCGAAGCTGATCGGCGATGGAGCGGTCAGCGGGGTCGATGGTGTAGTCGGCCAACCCAAGCACAAGGTCGCCGCCGGCGAGACCTACCGGATTTCTCTGCCGGAACCTGAGCCAGTCGAAACGCTGCCGCAGGACATACCGCTTAACGTGGTTTTCGAAGATGATGCACTGATCGTCATAGACAAACCCGCCGGAATGGTCGTTCACCCTGCGCCAGGCAGCCCGAACGGGACGCTGGTGAACGCGCTTTTGCACCATTGCGCCGGCAGCCTCTCGGGGATCGGCGGAGAAATGCGTCCGGGCATCGTGCATCGGATCGACAAGGAAACCTCTGGCCTGCTGGTTGCTGCGAAATCGGACCTCGCACACCATGCCCTCGCCGCCCAGTTTGAGGCCCATAGTGCTGATCGGGCCTATCTTGCATTGGCGCACGGCCACATGGATGCGGCTGACGCGCGTCTGCGTGGCACGCGCGGTGTCAGTTTTGAACCGGGCAGCGTGCTGAAAGTCAGCTCTCGGCTGGACCGCCACCCCACGGATCGTCAAAAGCAGGCGGTTTACTTTGAGGGAGAGCGTGGCCGGCACGCCGTGACGCGGGTGCGTATGCTGGAGAGTTTCGGTAGCCCACCCGCGGCCATGCTTGTCGAATGCCGGTTGGAAACCGGCAGGACCCATCAAATTCGCGTGCACATGGCCCATGCGGGGCTTGGGCTGATCGGCGATCCTGTCTACGGTGGTTCCAGAAAGGCATCCGCGAAATCGCTTGGAGCGGCGGCGGTCGCCGTGCAAGCTTTCCCCCGACAGGCCCTTCATGCCGCACGTTTGGGTTTCCGGCACCCCGTTACCGGCGAACAGTTGGAATTCACTTCACCCCTTCCTGCCGATATGCAGGATTTGCTGACCAGCCTGCGCGGAACTGGTGGTTCACAATCGCGTTGATCTGGCGAGAGGACAGGACATGGCCAATTATACGAATCTTCCCGCCCCAAGTCCCGAACAGGGCCTTAACCGCTATCTTCAGGAAATCCGGAAGTTTCCGCTTCTGGAGCCGGAAGAGGAATATATGCTGGCCAAGGCATGGGTCGACCATGAGGACAGCGAGGCCGCTCATAAGATGGTGACATCGCACCTGCGCCTCGCCGCGAAGATCGCCATGGGCTATCGCGGCTATGGCCTGCCTCAGGCAGAGGTTATTTCCGAGGCCAATGTCGGCCTGATGCAGGCTGTCAAACGCTTCGATCCCGAAAAGGGCTTTCGTTTGGCGACCTATGCGATGTGGTGGATCCGCGCCTCGATCCAGGAATATATCCTGCGATCATGGTCTCTGGTGAAGATGGGCACGACCTCTGGCCAGAAGAAGCTGTTCTTCAACCTGCGCAAGGCCAAGAACCGCATCGGCGCGATGGAAGAAGGTGATTTGCGTCCTGAAAATGTCGCTCAGATCGCCAATGATCTGAATGTGACCGAACAGGAAGTGATCGACATGAACCGCCGCATGGCCGGTTCTGATGCGTCGTTGAACGCAACCGTCGGTTCCGGTGACGGCGAATCTACCGCCCAGTGGCAGGATTGGCTGGAAGATGAAGACGCTAATCAGGCCGAAGCCTATGCCGAGGCGGACGAACTGAATCAGCGTCGCGATATGCTCATGCAGTCGATGGATGTGCTGAATGACCGCGAGAAAGACATCCTGATGGAGCGTCGCCTGCGCGACAATCCGATGACGCTGGAGGAGCTTTCCGAACGTTATGGCGTGTCGCGTGAACGCATCCGGCAAATCGAGGTGCGCGCTTTCGAAAAGCTGCAAGAGCGCATGCGGAACCTTGCCCGTGACAAGGGCATGACGATCGAGGACGCCAGTTGACGCGAAGCCGTCGGACGCACATCCTGTCAAAGGGTTATCTGGCGGGCTGACATGAGATCGACGGCGCTGAAGCAATTCCAACGGCTGGAAGCGCCGGGAAGCTGGCGCTCGTCGCCCGATGAGCAATTGCGCGAGGTGATCGTGTCAATTGGCGAGGCGACGCTGATCCTCAGCGATCCGAAATCGGATGAGCCGCTGACCCATTGGTCACTGCCCGCTGTCGAGCGGACGAACCCTTCGTTGACGCCCGCTATCTACACGCCTGCTGCGGGCGCTGATGATGAGCGGCGCGAGACATTGGAGATTGAAGAGCCTCTGATGATCGAGGCGATCTCGCGGGTGCAGGCCGCGATTGCCGCAAGACGCCCGCATCCGGGGCGGTTACGCAACCGGCTGACATTGCTGGCGTTCGTCATAATGGTCGTCGCGGCACTGATTTGGGTCGTTCCGGCACTGCGTGATCACGCGGCGAAGATTACACCACAGGCGGAGCGCGAAAGGATCGGGCAGGCGATCCTCGCGGATATGGTCCGCTCGACCGGCCAACCCTGCCGTGAGCCCGCAGGCGAGCAGGTTCTGACGACACTCGCGCAGCGGGTCCCAATGCCTGATGGCACGCGCATCGTCGTACTGCCCGACGGGCCCGGCGGCGCGATCGTGTTGCCAGGCAATCTGACGGTGATCGACAGCGCATTGATCACCGGGGAAGATGGGCCAGAGGCTGCAGCGGGTCACCTGCTCACCGCTGCATTGGCAGCGCGGCAGGTGGAACCGATGCACCTTGTCATGCAGAGGCAAGGCTTTCTGGATGTGCTGGGGCTTCTGACCCGCGGGTCTTTACCGGCAGAAAGCTTGCAGGGGTTCGGAGGCGACCTTCTGGCCTCGCCGCCGCCCGCACCGGATGATCAGACTTTGCTGGCTGGATTCGCAAATGCCCGCATCCCCTCGACACCCTATGCCGAAACGCTGGGTGAGGCGGCTGCACGGGCGGTTCCGCTGGTCGAAGCCGATCCGTTCCGATCACAACCCTATCCGGAGATACTTGACGAGCGTGACTGGGTTACATTGCAGCAGATCTGCATCGACCGAGACTGATCAATGTTTTCCTGAATAGGGCGGGCGACCCTTCGTTCAACCGCCATATTCAGCGTGCGATGGCTGATCGGTAACCCAGTTTGCGTAGCGACTCCAACGCGGCCGACAGTTTCCGCGCGTCCTTAAACGGGCCAGCCATGACATATCTCTTACCGTCCACGCCGACCACCTTCTCCCTTACGACCGGGTAGCCCAAGCGGTGCAGCGCAAGAACCGCGATCTTGGCGCCTTCTATATCGAACCGTCCGATCTGGACATATTTCGCGTCTTGCGGGACGTTTGTGGCCGAGTTCTGTTCATCGACCGTCTTGTCTGTGCGATCATTCTTGCTTGATGCCTGATCGACCTTCGTTGAAGATTGCTTGGCCGCTTTCACTTTGGCGCGTTCTTTGTCTGCGGCCTGCCGGGGGGCAGCTTGATCGCCACTCGACCCGGCGGCACCGATTGCCGTCTTGGGCGCGGCTTTTTCCGCCTGCCCGACCGCTTCGTCGGCAACTTCCGCCGAGGCGACGTTACGGCCATCACTCTTTGCCGATTTGCCGCGTGTGGCGCTTTTCGGGCGCGCTATCCCGCTGCAAAGCCCACCGGTGGGGTCTTCCAATGCCGGTCCACCGTCACCACTGGCTGGCTTCAGCCCAAGCAGATCGCACAACCGATCATCGCGCGACCAATCGCCTGCTCTATGCCCCGCAATCCGTCTGCGAAGCGTTAATCCGCGCGTTATTTCGCCGGTGGACATTTCTTCGACGTTCTGCTGACGTCGCTCGTGTTGCTGACTTGCGGGGCGGGCATTGTCCTTCATTTCGGTCCGAACGGCCTGCGTCAGCCTGACGTCTTCGTCAGTCAGTGTTTTCAGCGTCAGCTCGCGCTCTATCGAACCGCCACCCTGCCGTACAATTGGCAGGCTGATACTGTCCTGGCCTCCCCACACTGCACGGCTTGGCGGGAATCCGCAGACCTGTGTCTGATCGTCATCTATCAGGGCTGTCCAACCCCTGTCGTTGCGCAGGAATACACAGCCGGCACTGTCGATATACTGGTTGCCGATAAACCCGTCAGGCGCGGGCTCCGCCGGCTGCAACGTTTGTGCTGCCAACGGCAACGCAACGGCCTGCCACACGATCAATAACCAAAGATGCCGCCGCATATGCCCGCCGAATCGATCCATATGCCGGTTCTAGCGCCAAGGGATTGACGGTCCGTAAACGGCCTACTTCGTGCCGAACATCCTGTCACCGGCATCGCCCAGACCCGGCACGATATAGCCGTGATCATTCAGCCTTTCGTCCAGTGCGGCCGTGACGACTGGCACATCAGGATGGGCTTCCTTCATCCGCGCGACACCTTCCGGCGCGGCCAGAAGGCACAGGAACCGGATATTTGACGCACCAGCCTGTTTGATAAGATCAATGGCCGCCGCGGAAGAGTTCCCGGTCGCCAGCATCGGGTCGACGACAATCGTCATCCGCTCTTCCAAGCCGTTGGGCAGCTTCGAGTAATACTGAACCGGCTGCAAGGTGTCGGGATCACGATAGAGGCCAACAAAGCCCACCCTTGCGGACGGAATCAGTTCCAATATCCCATCGAGCAAGCCATTTCCTGCCCGCAAAATAGAGACAAGCGCCAGCTTTTTGCCCTCCAACACGGGGGCATCCATCGGTTGCAACGGTGTGTCGATCCGCTGGGTCGTCACCGGCAGTTCGCGCGTGATTTCATATGCAAGAAGCAGGCTGATCTCTCTCAACAGCTGACGAAAACCCGCGGTAGACGTGGATTTGTCGCGCATCAGCGTCAGTTTGTGCTGAACAAGCGGGTGTTCGACGACGGTCAGATGAGGGGTCATGGCGTGCTCCGGTTGGTCATGCAAAGGCGGATAACAGCCTGTCGCGGGTTTTTACATCGCAGAAAGCTGCTTCGGCGGCATTGCGATTCATGGCTTCGAATTCCGCGTCACCCCAACCGAAAGCATCGGCAAGGCGATCATATTCGTGGCTGAGGGTCGTATGGAAGAAGGGCGGATCATCGGTCGAAACGGTCACTTTGACCCCGGCATCGGCCAGTCGCGCAATGGGGTGTGCGGACCAGTCGGGGTAGATGCCAAGTGCGATATTCGATCCCGGACAAACTTCCAGAACAATCCCCTGCTCTGCAAGATCGCGCACCAATTGCGGGTCTTCAGTCGCCCGGACACCGTGGCCGATCCGGCTGACCCCGAGGCTCAGCGCGTCGCGAATGGATTGCGGGCCACCCCACTCTCCGGCATGGCAAGTCAGACCCAGCCCGGCTTCGCGTGCGCAATCAAAGCTCCACGCATAATCCTGTGCGCGTCCCACGGCTTCCGCCCCGCCCATGCCGAGTGCGGTGACCCAGCCTGTGCCATCGGCGCTGCCGGTTTCTGCGGCACATATGGCCGATCTGCGTGCCCGTTCGGGTCCGAAATGGCGGATTGGCGTGACAATTGCGCGGCTGTCCACGCCCTGTGCCGCCATTGCAGCGGCGGTTTCTTCCATCGCCGCAAGATAATCACGCCAGGCGGCAAGATCGCCGCCGCCGCAAAATTCGGGGGATACGAACAACTCGACGTAGATTGCACCCTGTTCAGCGCAGTTTTGCAGGACCTCTCTAAGGAGGCGCGCGTAATCCTGCGGGGTCGTAATGACCGAAGTCGCAGCTTCGTAGACCCGCAGGAAATCGTCGAAATCAATGTATTTGTAGTCGCCACGCTCATCAAAAATCGCAGGCAGATCGGCCTGTTTCTCTGCGGCAAGGCTACGGATAAAGGACGGTGGCGCGGCGCCTTCAAGGTGAAGATGCAGTTCAATTTTCTTGATGTCTTTCATCAGAGACTGTCCTAAGCGTTGATCTCGGTTCAAAGAAAACTGGCACCATGAGCCGGCGCGTCCAATCCAAGATGCGCGGCGACACTTGCGCCGATATCCGAGAAACCGACCTGGCCAATCTCGCGCAGCCCTTTCCCCGCCCCCAGAACCGGCACACGCTCTCGGGTATGGTCAGTGCCAGTCCATGACGGATCATTCCCGTGATCGGCTGTGAAGATGATCAGATCGTCTGGTTTCAGCCGATCCATCGCCTGGCCAACAATACCGTCGAACCATTCCAGATGGTTGCCATAGCCGTCTACGTCGCGGCGATGACCGTAAAGGCTGTCAAATTCGACGAAATTGGCGAAGGTCAGGCTTCCATCCTCTGCTTCATCCAAAAGACGTAGCAGGTGATCCGCGAGATCCGCGTCGGATTTGCCCTTGTGCAGCATTGTGATCCCGCGATGGCTGAAGATATCGCCGATTTTACCGATTGCATGGGTCACGCGGCCGGCATTTTCAGCGATATCCAGGATTGTATCGGCAGGCGGCGGCACCGCGTAGTCACGACGGTTCGCGGTGCGCGTGAAGTTTCCGGGTGATCCGACAAATGGGCGGGCGATCACGCGGCCCACACGCATCTTGTGCAGCATTGGCGCAAGGTCTTCACAAAGTGTCAGCAGGCGATCCAGCCCAAATGCCTGTTCATGCGCGGCGATCTGGAAGACACTGTCGGCAGAGGTATAGCAGATGGGCCAGCCGGTGCGCAGATGTTCGTCGCCGAGTTCCTCCAGGATGAGCGTGCCGGAGGCGTGCTTGTTGCCCAATATGCCATCGGTTCCCGCCAGTTCGCAGGCGCGGGCCGTGACGTCTGCCGGAAAGGCAGGCTGGGCGTCAGGAAAATAGTGCCAGTCCCAAGGCACTGGAACCCCAGCGATTTCCCAGTGGCCGGACGGCGTGTCCTTTCCCGGCGAAATCTCTGTCGCCGCACCCCACAGCCCCTGCGGTTGCGTGCCAAGGCCGGGGGCATCCTGGCCGCTCGCAAGCCGGACGGCAGCACCCAATCCTAACCCGTCCAGATTGGGAACATGCAGGCCGCGTTGTTGCGCGATATGCAGCACGGTGTTCGATCCGGTATCGGGCCGGTTGTCATTGAAAAACTCTGAAGCATCGGGCGCACCGCCAATTCCGACGGAATCCATTACAACAAGAAAAGCACGGCTCATTTCGGATTCCAGCGATCCCGCTGCTCCTCAGTATCAGATTGTTCAGCGACAGCGCGGGCACGGATCAGCTTCTGTGGCGCAGGTGCCTTATCGGCAAGGTGATAAGATTTCTGCACTGCCGCTATCGCAATGTCGGCATCAGCCTCTGTCGCGGCATGGACAAGCGCCAGCTGGCCCCCGGTTGCCTCACAGCGACGCCGCAATTCGCTAAGCCCGACGCGGTGGTCGATCTTCTGGCCAGCACGCACCCGTCCCCCGCCGAGCGCGACGACTGCCTGCCCAAGTGCTGTTGTGTCGATCGCCTCGACAAAGCCCGGTGGCGCGGGGACGGGTCGGGTGATCGGCGCGGTTTCCAGATGCGCGGCAGGATTATCCAGTAAATCAGACGGCCCGCCCTGCGCCACGACCATGCGGGCAAGCACCTCTGCCGCGCGGCCGGATTGC contains the following coding sequences:
- the pgeF gene encoding peptidoglycan editing factor PgeF; the protein is MTLEILTHDLLDGVRHGFFTRKGGASSGLYAGLNCGRGSKDQNDVVATNRARVAEVMGVSPERLAGVHQVHSANVVTVSAPEEAEKTNEIQADGLVAATPGVALSVLTADCQPVLFADVDAGVIGAAHAGWRGALGGVLEATVDAMRALGAKDIRAVIGPTISQGAYEVGWDFMDEFTAEDADYQRFFANGPNGKPMFDLPAFGLSRLRAAGVEAEWTRHCTYSDPERFFSYRRSSHRREADYGRLISAIALPG
- a CDS encoding phosphopentomutase, with the protein product MSRAFLVVMDSVGIGGAPDASEFFNDNRPDTGSNTVLHIAQQRGLHVPNLDGLGLGAAVRLASGQDAPGLGTQPQGLWGAATEISPGKDTPSGHWEIAGVPVPWDWHYFPDAQPAFPADVTARACELAGTDGILGNKHASGTLILEELGDEHLRTGWPICYTSADSVFQIAAHEQAFGLDRLLTLCEDLAPMLHKMRVGRVIARPFVGSPGNFTRTANRRDYAVPPPADTILDIAENAGRVTHAIGKIGDIFSHRGITMLHKGKSDADLADHLLRLLDEAEDGSLTFANFVEFDSLYGHRRDVDGYGNHLEWFDGIVGQAMDRLKPDDLIIFTADHGNDPSWTGTDHTRERVPVLGAGKGLREIGQVGFSDIGASVAAHLGLDAPAHGASFL
- a CDS encoding accessory factor UbiK family protein, which codes for MSTQNKFFDDMSRMMTNAMGVAQGAKDEAGNAFNSWIDRWLAERDLVTREEFDAVRDMAIKARTENAELKARIDALENAQNQG
- a CDS encoding Lrp/AsnC family transcriptional regulator; its protein translation is MASSKLDDIDRKILAELQADGRMTNVELARRVGISAPPCLRRVRVLEEAGYIRGFHAELDPGSLGFEVQVFAMVRLQNQSERDLAAFEQAVRGWPLVRECHMLNGEIDFILKCVAPDLRSFQHFLTESLTTAPNVASVKTSLVIRCAKDLPGIPFPAGMLGSGEA
- a CDS encoding SPOR domain-containing protein, encoding MAAQTLQPAEPAPDGFIGNQYIDSAGCVFLRNDRGWTALIDDDQTQVCGFPPSRAVWGGQDSISLPIVRQGGGSIERELTLKTLTDEDVRLTQAVRTEMKDNARPASQQHERRQQNVEEMSTGEITRGLTLRRRIAGHRAGDWSRDDRLCDLLGLKPASGDGGPALEDPTGGLCSGIARPKSATRGKSAKSDGRNVASAEVADEAVGQAEKAAPKTAIGAAGSSGDQAAPRQAADKERAKVKAAKQSSTKVDQASSKNDRTDKTVDEQNSATNVPQDAKYVQIGRFDIEGAKIAVLALHRLGYPVVREKVVGVDGKRYVMAGPFKDARKLSAALESLRKLGYRSAIAR
- the lgt gene encoding prolipoprotein diacylglyceryl transferase, with the protein product MIPFPDISPDIFRIPIGEQGLPIRWYAVAYLAGLVLGALAVWRLMKSDRIWGDGAPMPAAKVEDLLTWIVAGVIIGGRLGFVLFYQPAYYMQNPLEIFMVWRGGMSFHGGFAGVVLAAWWWARRNDVQPLRLADALAVVAPIGLFFGRIANFINAELWGRPTDAPWGVIFPGEAAQNCPGVEGLCARHPSQLYEAGLEGLLLGLVLLTLVLAGGLRRPGLALGTFLSGYALARIFVEFFRVADAQFITPDNPLGRVALGMSMGQLLSLPMLVIGIAFIIRALRLPPR
- a CDS encoding RluA family pseudouridine synthase, encoding MAELILTIPDGMTERLDKALAELVPAEAALSRSRIAKLIGDGAVSGVDGVVGQPKHKVAAGETYRISLPEPEPVETLPQDIPLNVVFEDDALIVIDKPAGMVVHPAPGSPNGTLVNALLHHCAGSLSGIGGEMRPGIVHRIDKETSGLLVAAKSDLAHHALAAQFEAHSADRAYLALAHGHMDAADARLRGTRGVSFEPGSVLKVSSRLDRHPTDRQKQAVYFEGERGRHAVTRVRMLESFGSPPAAMLVECRLETGRTHQIRVHMAHAGLGLIGDPVYGGSRKASAKSLGAAAVAVQAFPRQALHAARLGFRHPVTGEQLEFTSPLPADMQDLLTSLRGTGGSQSR
- a CDS encoding class I SAM-dependent methyltransferase; translated protein: MTALRNLIVDEIRRSGPISVARYMELCLLHPVHGYYTTRDPFGTAGDFITAPEISQMFGELLGLCLAQAWLDQGQPKPFTLAELGPGRGTLMSDLLRAIRIVPGMSDAVRLHLVEASPHLREMQRAKLENVVHLGDVSELPDGPLYLIANEFFDALPIQQFQRGPNGWAERLVGLDGAGLAFGLGPPMSIDLPGNEGDVIERCPAAAAIVNEIASRIARDGGVALIIDYGGWNGRGDTFQVVEAHQTVNPFDNPGGADLTAHVDFAPLAAAADAAGCSFGYTTQGHLLNALGIGARAAKLAAAGDRGAGSAARRLTDSDEMGELFKVLAIWPTDAPAPAGFTARRAQTKTESNETDA
- a CDS encoding DUF6476 family protein codes for the protein MQSDSDQQNRQDEAMSAEFIPHLRFLKTLVAALAVAMVLGLAAIVVILWVRLGTAELPQLPDDVTLPDGATAKAVTFASDRLIVLTESDQVLVYDGKGALLQSVMLTQP
- the upp gene encoding uracil phosphoribosyltransferase, with product MTPHLTVVEHPLVQHKLTLMRDKSTSTAGFRQLLREISLLLAYEITRELPVTTQRIDTPLQPMDAPVLEGKKLALVSILRAGNGLLDGILELIPSARVGFVGLYRDPDTLQPVQYYSKLPNGLEERMTIVVDPMLATGNSSAAAIDLIKQAGASNIRFLCLLAAPEGVARMKEAHPDVPVVTAALDERLNDHGYIVPGLGDAGDRMFGTK
- the rpoH gene encoding RNA polymerase sigma factor RpoH produces the protein MANYTNLPAPSPEQGLNRYLQEIRKFPLLEPEEEYMLAKAWVDHEDSEAAHKMVTSHLRLAAKIAMGYRGYGLPQAEVISEANVGLMQAVKRFDPEKGFRLATYAMWWIRASIQEYILRSWSLVKMGTTSGQKKLFFNLRKAKNRIGAMEEGDLRPENVAQIANDLNVTEQEVIDMNRRMAGSDASLNATVGSGDGESTAQWQDWLEDEDANQAEAYAEADELNQRRDMLMQSMDVLNDREKDILMERRLRDNPMTLEELSERYGVSRERIRQIEVRAFEKLQERMRNLARDKGMTIEDAS
- a CDS encoding adenosine deaminase; amino-acid sequence: MKDIKKIELHLHLEGAAPPSFIRSLAAEKQADLPAIFDERGDYKYIDFDDFLRVYEAATSVITTPQDYARLLREVLQNCAEQGAIYVELFVSPEFCGGGDLAAWRDYLAAMEETAAAMAAQGVDSRAIVTPIRHFGPERARRSAICAAETGSADGTGWVTALGMGGAEAVGRAQDYAWSFDCAREAGLGLTCHAGEWGGPQSIRDALSLGVSRIGHGVRATEDPQLVRDLAEQGIVLEVCPGSNIALGIYPDWSAHPIARLADAGVKVTVSTDDPPFFHTTLSHEYDRLADAFGWGDAEFEAMNRNAAEAAFCDVKTRDRLLSAFA